Proteins encoded by one window of Lathyrus oleraceus cultivar Zhongwan6 chromosome 1, CAAS_Psat_ZW6_1.0, whole genome shotgun sequence:
- the LOC127091580 gene encoding uncharacterized protein LOC127091580 yields MREDMITTRAQMGGTVTTVVTHPPCEGGLVYQNVGTIFNIPVSGRGQPEIDDHQNAFFTTRDDSVYNSFEPSTTEMETKLHVLEGKKKDIKGSNAFGLDTTDMCLVPGVKIPAKFKFLNFEKYKGVSCPKTHIRSFCRKMAADSKDEKLLMHFFQDSLSGDSLEWYMELERIHIQTWRELAKAFLKHYQYNSDMAHNRTQLQSLTQKSDESFKEYAQ; encoded by the exons ATGAGGGAGGATATGATTACCACGAGGGCCCAGATGG GGGGAACCGTTACAACTGTTGTGACTCATCCACCTTGTGAGGGAGGACTCGTGTATCAAAATGTTGGTACAATTTTCAACATCCCTGTGAGTGGAAGGGGTCAACCTGAGATAGATGATCACCAAAATGCTTTCTTCACTACAAGGGATGATTCGGTTTATAACTCATTTGAACCATCAACTACTGAGATGGAGACGAAGCTCCATGTTCTAGAAGGCAAGAAGAAAGATATTAAAGGATCTAATGCCTTTGGGTTGGATACTACAGATATGTGCCTAGTTCCTGGTGTCAAAATTCCTGCTAAGTTCAAGTTCCTaaactttgaaaagtacaaaggggTTAGTTGTCCAAAGACCCACATCCGATCTTTTTGCAGGAAGATGGCTGCTGATTCCAAGGATGAGAAACTATTAATGCACTTCTTTcaagatagcctcagtggggACTCACTTGAGTGGTATATGGAACTTGAACGCATTCATATCCAAACATGGAGAGAGCTAGCGAAAGCATTCCTGAAGCATTATCAGTATAATTCAGACATGGCTCACAACCGGACTCAACTCCAGAGTCTCACTCAGAAATCAGATGAAtcattcaaagaatatgctcaatGA